ATTTTGCTTGGCTCAGAACGCCACGCGCAGATGGTGGCATTGAAGGCGTGACGTATCCGCTAGTGGCCGATGTCACCAAAACTATTGCCGCTAATTACGACGTGCTTGGCGGCCACTACGACTACAACGAAACCGGCGAAATGACCTTTGTTGGGTCGCCTCTCGCGTATCGGGCCCTTTTCCTGATTGATAAAGATGGTATCGTACGCCATCAGCTTGTTAACGATGGCCCGCTGGGGCGTAACATTGACGAGGCCTTGCGTATGGTGAGCGCCCTTCAATATTATGAGGTGAAAGGCGAACAATGCCCTGCTAACTGGACTGAGGGTCAAGAAGGAGTATTCGCAACCCGCATCGACGTGTTTGACCACCTTTCCAAACAGGGCGTTACCCAATAATTTCACATTTCGTATCAACAACAAGCAGAAGCTCTGGCCACTTGGTCAGAGCTTTTTTGCAAATGGCTAACCAGAAGGCTGTAATTTTGCCCCCCAACTGCTGGCCGAACGCTACTGGACGGCGGCACAAAGCCATAACTGCCACCCCAGATAGTGAGCAGTTTGGCGTTGTTCTCTTACCCACTGACAATCAATTCATTGCTTTTTCTATATAATCTTGCTCTCCAAACCTATGCCTTGCTGCTGCGCTTGGT
The window above is part of the Hymenobacter radiodurans genome. Proteins encoded here:
- a CDS encoding peroxiredoxin; the protein is MAVLVGKRAPSFKATAVVDGEFEQEFSLDRYLGKKHVVFFFYPADFTFVCPTEILAFQDKLAEFESKGVALVGCSTDTHFSHFAWLRTPRADGGIEGVTYPLVADVTKTIAANYDVLGGHYDYNETGEMTFVGSPLAYRALFLIDKDGIVRHQLVNDGPLGRNIDEALRMVSALQYYEVKGEQCPANWTEGQEGVFATRIDVFDHLSKQGVTQ